The proteins below come from a single Thermopolyspora flexuosa genomic window:
- a CDS encoding transketolase C-terminal domain-containing protein, protein MLKQTEGSQAVAEAVALCRPEVVCAYPISPQTHIVEGLSRLVKSGALAPCEYVNVESEFAAMSVAIGASAAGARAYTATSSQGLLYMTEAVYNAGGLGLPIVMTVANRALGAPINIWNDHSDAMSQRDSGWLQLYAEDNQEAADLHIQAFRIAEELSLPVMVCMDGFVLTHAYERVDLPSQRQVDAFLPPHTPSQVLDPDDPVSIGAMVGPEAFTEVRYLAHLRHLRALEVVPKVAAEFAAAFGRDSGGLVRPYRLDDAETVIVAMGSVLGTLKDVVDERRAHGERVGVLAITTFRPFPFAAVRRALRGARRVVVLERTLAVGVGGVVTDHVRAALADAAPEPGGAVPYLRTVIAGLGGRPVTTASLHGMLDRAVTDRLDPLTFLDLRHDLIEREARRERAAERV, encoded by the coding sequence ATGCTTAAGCAGACGGAGGGCTCGCAGGCGGTCGCCGAGGCCGTGGCGCTGTGCCGGCCCGAGGTGGTCTGCGCCTATCCCATCTCCCCGCAGACCCACATCGTCGAGGGGCTGAGCCGCCTGGTGAAGTCCGGCGCGCTCGCCCCGTGCGAGTACGTGAACGTGGAGTCGGAGTTCGCCGCGATGTCGGTCGCGATCGGCGCGTCCGCGGCCGGGGCCCGCGCGTACACCGCCACCTCCAGCCAGGGCCTGCTGTACATGACCGAGGCCGTCTACAACGCGGGCGGCCTCGGGCTGCCGATCGTGATGACCGTGGCGAACCGGGCGCTCGGCGCGCCGATCAACATCTGGAACGACCACAGCGACGCGATGTCGCAGCGCGACTCCGGCTGGCTGCAGCTGTACGCCGAGGACAACCAGGAGGCGGCCGACCTGCACATCCAGGCGTTCCGCATCGCCGAGGAGCTGTCGCTGCCGGTGATGGTGTGCATGGACGGGTTCGTGCTCACCCACGCCTACGAGCGGGTCGACCTGCCCAGCCAGCGGCAGGTGGACGCCTTCCTGCCGCCGCACACGCCGAGCCAGGTGCTCGACCCGGACGACCCGGTGTCGATCGGCGCGATGGTCGGCCCGGAGGCGTTCACCGAGGTGCGCTACCTCGCGCACCTGCGGCACCTGCGCGCGCTGGAGGTCGTCCCGAAGGTGGCGGCCGAGTTCGCCGCCGCGTTCGGGCGCGACTCCGGCGGGCTGGTCCGGCCGTACCGGCTCGACGACGCGGAGACCGTGATCGTCGCGATGGGGTCGGTGCTCGGCACGCTCAAGGACGTGGTCGACGAGCGGCGCGCGCACGGCGAGCGCGTCGGCGTGCTGGCGATCACCACGTTCCGGCCGTTCCCGTTCGCCGCGGTACGGCGGGCACTGCGCGGCGCCCGGCGCGTGGTGGTGCTCGAGCGCACCCTCGCGGTCGGGGTCGGCGGCGTGGTCACCGACCACGTGCGCGCGGCCCTCGCCGACGCGGCGCCGGAGCCGGGCGGGGCCGTGCCGTACCTGCGGACCGTGATCGCCGGGCTCGGCGGGCGGCCGGTCACCACGGCGTCGCTGCACGGCATGCTCGACCGCGCCGTGACCGACCGGCTGGACCCGCTCACCTTCCTCGACCTGCGGCACGACCTGATCGAGCGGGAGGCGCGGCGGGAACGCGCCGCCGAAAGGGTGTGA